The Macadamia integrifolia cultivar HAES 741 chromosome 3, SCU_Mint_v3, whole genome shotgun sequence genome segment GGTAATAATGTTGTTAGTGAAAGCACTGGCACTTCACTTAGTCAAGTTGATGTCTCGGAAGGGAAGACCGATTCTCCTCATTTAACCAAAGAGAGAAATTTCCCTAGAGAATCTCAGAAAGTTAAAGAGTCAAATTCCCCCCAAAAATCTGAGATCAAAGAGATGGATTCTCCCGAAGAAACTCTGGAGGTCAAAGAGAGTGTTTACCCCGCAGAAACTCAGGAGGGTAATGAAAGCAAATTTTGCAAGATGTACGAGGTCAGCATGATTCCATCCAGAGAGTCTCAAGGTGATGATAATGCCTGTGGTCCTTCTGAAAGTGAGAAAAATGATGCTGCTTTGTCGGAGTGGCGAAGAATTCAACAGTTCATGCAGAACAGCGTACCTCTGTGCAAGGGCCATAATGAACCATGTGTTGCTCGGGTCGTGAAGAAAGCAGGTCCGAATTTGGGTCGTAGGTTTTATGTCTGTGCTCGGGCTGAGGTACTTTACACTTCTTGTCACAATTTGTTCTGCATGTTATCCATACTACCAGCTGTTATGTACAATAGAAATTGAAAACTCTATTTGTTTGAGCATGCTAATGCTAATTCAACACAAACTCTATGAGGTACTTAATCAATTCTGGCTCATTCTATGGTTTGCCAAATTAAATGAATTGAAAACAAAGTGTTTGGACAAAAGAATGAAGTAAGCAAGGAAACCAATAACTAGggggaaaaaataggaaataaaactagTAGAGAATGGTAAAGAAAATCTATATTATCACGAAAAGTTGTTGAATACATTAAATTTGCAGTTACTAGATTTATGTCTATAAGTTTATGCTTTTGTATTTCACCATGTAAGGAGCTAAAGTAAAGTCTTCTGATTTCAACTATTTTAACTATCCAGATCTGCATGTATGTATTGAAACCAGTCTTGGTATTATTTTTGAGGGTTGGAAAATGTAATTTCTTTGACACCATCTTTTTTCCCCCAAGTGGTCTGCTGTTAGAGTGTATCATATTGAGATTTAAAGCTTTCGGCTTGAATGATTTTTGGTTGGGTGTTTCTTGCAATGAGAATGGATAGCTGATCACTTGTGCTTGCTTTCATTGGTTAAATTAGTAGTTATATATAGTTAAATTTTATGGTGCAAATTGCGAGAAAAGACATCCATTCTTATGACTAGGTGTGGCTTCAAAAAAGGTGGAATTGAAAGGATCTGTGCAGCCAAACGCACAtatttgggataaggctttgtgaGTTGTGATAAATTAGTAATTGATGATTACGACTTGATTTATGTTGCAAATAGCTTTAAGCTTCTTATTTTCAATTCAACTTAGTACAGCTTTGGGCTTGGCCCTGCTCTAGATACAGATAAAACGTCATGTCAAATTCTATTACTTAGACGTTGGTACTTAAACTGTGTGTTTTTGATATGGTCTCAGATTTATTTCCTGGCCATTTCAAAGGTTGTCCACATTTACAGTGTCCTGGTAGTTTGCTCTAGGGAAGGTGGAGATCATATGCAttaatctttttccctctctctctctctccccctccccctcccttccCTTCCAGGGACCCCCATCAAATCCAGAAGCACGCTGTGATTATTTCAAGTGGGCCAATTCAAAATCTGTGAAGAAATGAAGGTGTTTGGCTATCTTATTGTTTTTGACTTTCAAAGCGTATCCATTCTGGTACTCTGGATTAACTCATAACTAGTTGAGAATCTGATGTCATCCTTACTCTTGGAATATATTTCTTCAGAGGTATGCTGTTGATGAAGATCATCTGACATTCTTCAATGCAATACATTTAGTACAGGCATTCATGGAGCTTCTTCTCAGTATAGATCTGGTATTCACTCCTGGTTTAGTCTTTGCTGCATTTTGGCTTTAAGAAttcaccaccccccccccccccccccaaaaaaaaaaaaaaagaaaaaactttctCTGGTTTCTTTTTGTGAGTTGGTCTGTTGGTTTCCAAGGATTTTGTCTCATGTAGTTGGATAATGCAAGTTGTGTAATGCTAAACTTAAAATGTAGGCATATATAAAGCATAATGGGAATGTGTACCAATTCAAGTTGTAGAGTGTAATTGTgttagatacaattgaaaagaCAAATTCATCTAGGGGATCCAGGATTCGGTCCCTCCTAATTATTTGCATCAAGCAAGGTTGCACATAAGAATTCTGTTGCTTTTATGCCAATTTGGCATACCTCTGCAATGAAGGTGAGGTGAGAAAATGGGGTGGGAGGTTGATTTATGCTTGTGCATCTGTGCTTTTCTTCAAAATTATCTATGGTTGTAACATTTTATTAGCATGATTCTGTGTGTtgatcataatcatcatcatcatcttcatcaaatCTTTTATTAAAACCTGATGGGCTTTCTACTGAATGTTTGGTAAGAGGAGCCCCCATGTTGTTCTAGCGAACCACAAGAGTCTAGTCTTGGTGCTTCACAACTTGTTCCTTTCTGTGTAGAGCTAGAAAGGATGATGGTGGGGGCATGAAAGCTAACAGAAAAGTTATTGCTTTATTTCAGGGACCTGCATCTAATCCAGAAGCAAATTGCGGTTACTTCAAATGGGCTGTTCTAAAATCTCAGAAGAAATGAAGACTGCAAAATCTAGGGGGTGGTGATCTTGTAACTCGATTAATGTATATAGTGGAACTGGTGGTGCAGTTGGTCTACATCGATGTATTTATGTGTTTTCTGATGTCCGGCTGATGGTAAACTGCCGCACCTCATTGTTGTGGTGCACTATTAGCTAATTGAAAGGTGAAGCTCTCTTCTAggtcttcttctttgttctttttattgtgtttctcttGCATTACatcttcagagagagagaaaaccacTGAAGGTACGGGACTCGTACTCCACATTGTGGTCTTAGAACACTGCCACCTTTCCTGTTTGTTGTCCCAGTTTGATCCTCGGATGAAAATGGCGacaaaaacccaaaccaaaccctccGGTTCATTGTACATTTCAGTTTTTCAGAACATGCTCCACATGGATTACATGGCCAATAGCTAACAAAGCAATCATCTGGTGGCCTCCGTCTGTCTCCGTTTCCTCGATATGGCATCTTATCCTCCTAAGGTCCTAATTTAGAGGCTCTTTCAGGGGCTACCTTTTCTTTTATGGGTTGGtaaatttttatctttcatcatcctttcatactgttcaggaAACATTGGTGGGAAAGgcaataaaatcaaatcaaacaaaattgCAAATTTTTGTACTCATTAATTACATCGCATGTATTTATGTAGATACATGCAGTGGGCAAGTGTTATTAGTGAAGATATTTACATGGATTGTGTTTTCCTTCTACTATGGAGAATCAAGAATTCTTTCACCACGGGTAATGTGACCTTGTGATTGAATTCTCGTGTCACCTTTACCGTATAGGGTCGAAAATGTCTTTTCCTATACTAATCAAAAGGTCAGATCTCCATggaaagagattctctcttcaccatggggTGAAGAAAAAGTGGATCCTGTTTATATAGAAAAGTGGTGGGTTAGGGTGGGGAAAAGTGTGACCATGATCAGTGAGATGTAGAGATAAAAGGAGGAAGCTTTGGACTATTTCAGTTTTGATAGGTAGCGATTAGGTGGGATGGCTTTGTCACAATATTTTTCCTCATTACCTTCAATAATGGTGGAtgtgttcttttttcctttaataatgGGTGATGtgcttgtttttcctttttgtccCCACCCCCTTAAAGGGGTACGTGGGAACACTTGAGAGACTTTACCCGAGCCCACCTGAGCCCAACTCAGAAAAAACAATGAGATCGGCTGAATTCTTCTGACCTCGGAGGTTGGGCAGAATTCTTCTGACCTAGGGTTTGGCTTggaattatgaaacaaaaatgaGATTGGGTTGGGCTTTAAGTTGATTCCCTTTGTAATATGAATCCCCTTCAAGCCTGAACTCAGAAGACAAATCCAAAGGAAAACCATAGCCTTTtatgtatatttatatatataactgTACAGATATATCAAATATTCTGCTGTATGATAAATTGTAAATTATTACTTTAAACATCATACATTCCAATGTTTTATTTTTGAGTTagtattttattaaaaagaagatTATGAAATATttcacaaaaagaaagaaaatgttttaTGTCCAAGAATGCAGCCCCTGCACAAGTGCACATAGAAGCATAAAAAAGACAAGTATATTTGCTTCTATAGGGGGTGGGATAGTCATTTTACCCCctatgtaagggtgtcaatttgggacTAGAACTAGGAACTGTCCCGCTAAAACCTGGTATCAGACCGTCCCATTTATTAATGGGGCAGTAATGGGATCTGATTTGGAACCGAATAATAAATAGACAGGATGGTTCTGGGATGGGACTCCCAACGGGACTAGTACCAAAATACCAGTTTAAGTATCAGAAGGAACCATAACTACTGGTAttgtctcaaaaaaaaaaaaaaaaaaaaaaaaaaaaaaaaagaattttgctCTCTTATTCAAAATTTATGGCTATAATTTGATACATTTAGGTAGTAATTTCTCTTATAGATGTTTCAGTTGATGGACCTTTATTTCTATGACTATAAACTTATTTGGTGATAGCAATAAAGCTACATCAAGGCTTATTTATTTGATTATCATTAATCTTTACTTGTTATTTTTGAGAAGTTTACATGTGATCTTAGATAGTTTGCAAAAGTAAAACTATGAAATTGATATTTGTATTTTAGTTTGCTATCTAAAGTAAGGCACCTTAGATCTTGTGATAATGAAAAATGCACAAAACTAATCATGAAACCATCTCGTTAAGGACCATTgaagttcttctccatttttcaCAATGGTTGGAACAGTTGAGAATTCGGTACCGTCCCATTCTGCTAGTAAATGGGACTGGAATCTAGGTTTGGTCCCATCAACTAAACGGGACGATATTGGGATTGATAACTTTAAAACTGATAAATGTATAGTCCCATCCCAGATATCAGGAACCATTCCGATTTACACCCCATACCTCCATGTGTCTAGGTGCAACCCCTAAACTCATtcatagaaaacattttcccaaaACAAAATTATGAAAGTATTTTTGTTTTAGGCTTAATTTGTATGTCTATTATGTTCTTACCTATGTCCCTTTCTTCTCGATAATTATAGCTTTTCCTATCCTCACCTTATTGGAATAAATGTTAAAACCATGGGTTTATTAATCAGTATATCGATCAATCCATATCAGTAGCAAATATGATTTATGCTTTTCGGGTTAAAATAGCCCAATCTGATCTAAGACGGTCGATCCATATAGGTATCAATATTGGTATCCATAGTAATCGATGCTAGAATAtccctatttaaaaaaaaattcccctttTTCCTAAAAAACGTGTTAATATATTAGTCAAATAATTGTTCAATAGTATATGATATTGTTTTTCCAGCTGGATAGGAAATAAACAAAGATAAAGAGGAAGGCAACTACTATGAAGGGAAGACTACAGCCATTTTGAATAGAATAGTAGTGATTAGACTAATGGAGGCACtaattagggtttgggtttgaccaatcaagaatcaagacaTGTGGACATGGTACATAATTTTCACCGAGCTAGACAAAATAATTATATGCATgcgtttggttttttttttataatgaagaACAAAAAACCCCTTCAATAATGAATCATATAAGGTAGCTTTCCTCCATTTAACAGTTGTTTTTAACTTATTTTAGGGTGAGAGAATCCTGTATGCTTATATGGTCACGAGATTCACAACACAAGCCAATGAAAAACCATATGGAGGCATTTGGGTAGGACAGCGAGGTCTTTTCTTGTTGGTCTGTATTTAGACGTAGAGCCATGCAAATGAGCAggcttctttctcccttattttaAGATTATGCCATCTGTATAATGTAAGAAAAATGCAGCCGTGCAAACTAAGTCAGcactctctttcctcttcaCACTCAATTGATAAACTGTCTTCatccttcaaatccttcaccATTGGCTAGCTGGATAGGAATGGACAAATAATGGACATTAAAAAGGATACAAGACACCAACCAACTCATAGTCTATCTTAGACAACCAAACACGTGGCCTAACTCAACTAACTCAACTAGAATAGAGATCAACCCCACAACCCTCAGGATTGGCAAAATGGTGGTCCGGACAAAGCCCCACAAATCAATTGTGGATTTCAAAGATCCACAATATCATGATAAGATCAACAGGGTTGAGGCCCAAACAATCAAACTGTGTGTCCTCGATTTGCAAAACTTCAAATCATTAATAATTTCCTTTAATACTTTACGTTTCCATGTCTTCCAATATAAACCACAAAAAtccatcattcttcttctcatctcatatcagaagaagaagaagaagaagaagaagaagaagaagaggaagaaattggagatattcttcttcatcttcttcccatGGGTGGCCAAGTCTCCAAACAGGTACAGCGTCGAAAGGCTCTCTCCACAGAGAAGAAGCTTCTCACTGGTCTGAAGAATAACTCAGGCAATGAATTCCCTGGTTCAGACTATCGTTCTCCAGATAGGAAGAATTGGATGCAAGGCCTCGACCCTCAAAGACTTCACATAAACCAGATCGTTTGGCCAGGTACCCATGACTCTGCAACAAACAAGATCGGAATCCCATGTATCACTCGTCCCTTCGCCCAGTGCCAATCTCTCTCCATCTACCATCAACTCGTCAGGGGAGCCCGTGTCCTTGACATCCGAGTCCGAGAGGATCGCCGGGTCTGCCATGGTATCCTCAAAACTTACAACGTCGAGGTCGTCATTAATGACATCAAGAAGTTCTTAGGAGAGACCCAATCGGAGATCGTAATCCTTGAGGTTCGCACTGAGTTTGGGCACCAAGATCCGCCGGAATTCGACAAGTTCCTGGTCGATCAACTCGGTGAGTTCTTGATCCACCAGGACGAAGGTGTTTTTGAGAAGCCCGTGTCCGAGTTACTACCAAAACGTGTTATCTGTGTATGGAAGCCAAGGAAATCGCCTCCACCCAAAGCAGGGGATCCATTATGGAGCTCAGGGTACTTAAAGGACAATTGGATCGACACCGATTTGCCGTCGACTAAGTTTGATAGTAATCTGAAGCATTTGAGTGAGCAACCGGTGGTGACTAAGAGGAGATTCTTCTATAGAGTGGAGAACACAGTCACACCCCAGCCAGACAACCCTGTTGTGTGTGTCAAACCTGTGACCCGTAGGATCCATGGCTATGCAAGGCTCTTCATTGCTCAGTGCTGTTCTAGTGGTTGTGCAGATCGATTGCAGATCTTCTCAACTGATTTTATTGATGAGGATTTCGTGGATGCTTGTGTTGGCTTCACACATGCTAGAGTTGAAGGAAAGGCTTGAGAATAGTTTAAGATCATCATGGGCTGGTCTTGGTTGCAGAGGTTCATATCTATatatccttctttcttcttcttttaatttttccttatatatatactACCCATCACCTGCTTAATTGGGttgtaaaagaaaattatatctgAGTGGGATGCCTTATGCtccattgttgatttgaa includes the following:
- the LOC122074012 gene encoding PI-PLC X-box domain-containing protein DDB_G0293730, which translates into the protein MGGQVSKQVQRRKALSTEKKLLTGLKNNSGNEFPGSDYRSPDRKNWMQGLDPQRLHINQIVWPGTHDSATNKIGIPCITRPFAQCQSLSIYHQLVRGARVLDIRVREDRRVCHGILKTYNVEVVINDIKKFLGETQSEIVILEVRTEFGHQDPPEFDKFLVDQLGEFLIHQDEGVFEKPVSELLPKRVICVWKPRKSPPPKAGDPLWSSGYLKDNWIDTDLPSTKFDSNLKHLSEQPVVTKRRFFYRVENTVTPQPDNPVVCVKPVTRRIHGYARLFIAQCCSSGCADRLQIFSTDFIDEDFVDACVGFTHARVEGKA